One Methanocaldococcus villosus KIN24-T80 genomic window carries:
- a CDS encoding chemotaxis protein CheC, with the protein MGFIKPINRLIKLGKEATENMAHSFMELTGENVEVNFLGIRFALIEYIPEQFGDENYKAARIDFEGVLSGKGLILIPEKDAIKLEKLLLIDILWDSLVSKSELPDYEEMERSLIGEVGNIVITSFLNVFANRLNGVINFTPPEFIKDIGFTIVESLITEVAEKTDVVMLYDTKVEIIGRFPLKCYLIIIVDPESIKKLDKVVDMES; encoded by the coding sequence ATGGGATTTATTAAACCAATAAATAGGCTTATTAAGCTAGGTAAAGAAGCTACTGAGAATATGGCACATTCTTTTATGGAACTAACTGGAGAAAATGTAGAAGTAAATTTTTTAGGGATAAGGTTTGCTTTAATAGAATATATACCTGAACAATTTGGGGATGAGAATTATAAAGCTGCTAGAATTGACTTTGAAGGAGTTTTATCAGGTAAGGGGTTGATATTAATACCTGAAAAAGATGCCATTAAATTAGAAAAACTATTACTAATAGATATACTTTGGGATTCTCTTGTAAGTAAGTCAGAATTACCAGATTATGAAGAGATGGAAAGGTCACTAATTGGTGAAGTGGGGAATATAGTTATTACTTCCTTTCTAAATGTTTTTGCTAATAGATTAAATGGTGTAATTAATTTCACCCCTCCAGAATTCATTAAAGATATAGGATTCACTATTGTTGAATCTTTAATAACAGAGGTTGCTGAAAAGACTGATGTTGTTATGTTATACGACACAAAAGTTGAGATTATTGGTAGATTTCCTCTAAAATGTTACTTAATAATAATTGTTGATCCAGAATCTATTAAAAAATTAGATAAAGTAGTTGATATGGAAAGCTAA
- a CDS encoding CheR family methyltransferase translates to MMISRDDVESLDPIEKMYFKRILSFIKNTLKIDVTQYKESYIIRRIRVRMKATKCQSFKEYYEYLKTHKEEHEELANTLTVNVTEFWRDITVYKEIMKIIDNWVADRSIRKLRIWSAGCSSGEEPYGVAIILNEAIEKHKRKLLLASIIGTDIDKEVLNKARIGIYHIKQLKNLPPHIIEKYFIKLNEEEYQIKQIIKKYVKFQLHDLIKDPPLKNMDMILCRNVIIYFDKKIQEEIFLKFYEALNPGGFLVLGKTEILHGEAKKLFKTYNARERIYQKPKEE, encoded by the coding sequence ATGATGATATCAAGGGATGATGTAGAAAGTTTGGATCCTATAGAAAAGATGTATTTTAAAAGAATACTATCATTTATAAAAAACACTTTAAAAATTGATGTTACTCAATATAAAGAGAGTTATATTATAAGAAGAATAAGAGTAAGAATGAAAGCTACAAAATGTCAAAGTTTTAAAGAATATTATGAATATCTTAAAACCCATAAAGAAGAGCATGAGGAGTTAGCTAACACTTTAACAGTTAACGTTACTGAATTTTGGAGAGATATTACTGTATATAAGGAGATAATGAAAATTATTGATAATTGGGTAGCTGATAGATCAATAAGAAAGCTGAGAATCTGGAGTGCAGGTTGTTCTTCTGGGGAAGAGCCTTATGGAGTAGCTATTATATTAAATGAAGCAATAGAGAAGCATAAAAGAAAGTTATTATTGGCATCAATTATTGGGACTGATATTGATAAGGAGGTTTTAAATAAAGCTAGGATTGGAATTTATCACATAAAACAATTAAAAAATTTACCCCCTCATATAATTGAGAAGTATTTTATCAAACTAAATGAGGAAGAATATCAGATAAAACAGATCATTAAAAAATATGTAAAATTTCAATTACATGATCTAATAAAAGATCCTCCATTAAAAAATATGGATATGATATTATGTAGAAATGTTATCATTTATTTTGATAAAAAGATACAAGAAGAAATATTTTTAAAATTTTATGAAGCTCTAAATCCTGGAGGATTTTTAGTGTTGGGTAAAACAGAGATATTACATGGAGAGGCTAAAAAGTTATTTAAAACATATAATGCTAGGGAAAGGATATATCAAAAACCAAAAGAAGAATAA